The nucleotide sequence TTGACATCAGGCCCACAGAAAAAGGGATTGTACTGCAGAATCAGCAGCTTGACCTGAACGGACTGGATACCACCTGTCTGGACTGGGGCCAGGGCGGAGACAAAGACCAGTGGAACCGTCCTGCGGGCTGTATGCAGTATCAGGAAAAATACGGAAAGTGCAATGCACATTTTATTGTGGATGAACCGGAGAAAAAGGTCATTTACCTCACCATTGACGAAGGTTACGAATATGGCTGTTCCCCGCGGATTCTGGATACTTTAAAAGAAAAAAATGTACATGCCGTATTTTTTGTAACGAAATCATTCGCATCACAGAATCCTGATCTGGTTCAGCGCATGATTGACGAAGGGCATGAAGTGGGCAACCACAGCGTCACCCATCCGGCCGCAGGCCTGCCTTCCCAGACCATCGAGCAGCAGACGGAAGAAGTTACAGGCAATCACAGTTACATCAAAGAACAGTTTGACTACGACATGCACCTCTTCCGCTATCCGGCCGGCAAATTCAGCGAACAGTCTGCGGCACTTTTAAATAACCTGAATTACAAAAGTGTATTCTGGAGCTTTGCCTACCTGGACTATGATGTAAACAACCAGCCGGCCCCAGGAGAAAGTCTTCAGAAACTTATGGACTGCCTGC is from Lachnospiraceae bacterium JLR.KK002 and encodes:
- a CDS encoding polysaccharide deacetylase family protein, whose product is MQKRRKRRRRRRNQELRILACIAAVAVILAVIVGITGAVNSANKREQQKLEEQARKEQEEKEAAEQKEKEKEAAEKKDSTSESPDSQAPEEPEDTKMPFTLADLDNPEGFDIRPTEKGIVLQNQQLDLNGLDTTCLDWGQGGDKDQWNRPAGCMQYQEKYGKCNAHFIVDEPEKKVIYLTIDEGYEYGCSPRILDTLKEKNVHAVFFVTKSFASQNPDLVQRMIDEGHEVGNHSVTHPAAGLPSQTIEQQTEEVTGNHSYIKEQFDYDMHLFRYPAGKFSEQSAALLNNLNYKSVFWSFAYLDYDVNNQPAPGESLQKLMDCLHPGAIYLLHAESETNTQILGDFIDQARAQGYEFKVFQ